The genomic segment TTAAGATTATTTTAAGCGGGGAAAATTGACAGAAAAATTAATCTTAAGTAAATTAAATTAGCCCGAATCGGGCCTTGGACCAGCTTGGGGCTGTTTTGCAGTTTCTGTTAAGCATTTTTACAGCTATAAACTAAAGCTGAGATTCTTTACAATAAATTAACCTCTCGCTCGAGACCGATCCCAAATTTATCTTGCACATCATGGATGATCCGTTCAGAAAGTTCGTAAATCTCCTGACCGCTTGCATGTTGTCTGTTTATTAGTACAAGCGCCTGATTTTTCCAGACACCGGCTCGGCCATAGGCCTTGCCTTTCCATCCACACTGCTCGATTAACCAACCAGCTGCCAGTTTTGTTTGGTTATCGGGCATGGGATAATGCGGGATGGTCGGGTACAGCTTTTGTAAAGTCTGGAAATCCGTAAGCGAAATCACCGGATTTTTAAAGAAGCTTCCGGCATTGCCGACTGTACTGGGATCCGGTAGTTTCTCCACGCGAATTTTGGAAACGACCCTTGCGATGTCAGCTATTGAAGGCTCATTGATACGTTGCTTGGCTAGCTCGCTTTCGATGGCACCGTAGCTGGTATTGATTTTAGGCGTCAGGCTCAGTTTATAGGTAACTTCTGTAATAATAAAGCGTCCTTTGTGTTCGGTTTTAAAAATGCTGTCGCGGTAGGAGAAGTTGCAGTCTTCCTTCTGAAATGTCGTAAATGTTCCAGTTTGCGTATCAAAAGCCTCACAACTATGAAACACGTACATAAGTTCAGCTCCGTAAGCGCCTATATTCTGCACGGGCGAGGCACCCACCGTGCCGGGTATAAGAGCCATATTTTCGATGCCCGCATAGTTGTTGTTTATGCAGTACCATACAAACTCGTCCCAGATCTCACCGGCTTTGGCCGTCACATACACATGGTAATCTTCTGATCTGGCGGTTATGCCTTTGCTCGTCATGCGAATGATATAGCCTTGGAAATGTTTGGTAAACAGTACGTTGCTGCCGGCTCCCAAGACGAAAAACTGCTGTTCAAAAATTCCTTTTTTAAAAATTTCGGTCAATGTTTCATTGTCATTTACTTCGATCAGGAAATTTGTCTTTTCTTCTATTCCAAATGTATTGAAGGCTTTTAGAGATATATCCGACTGAATGTTTAATTCCATATTGACTTTAATTTTCAGAAATTCAAAAAAATCAGCTATCTTTAGCATGATAATCGGTAAAGATAGTACAACCGTTTATTTTATGCTAAAAAAATATATGTTTAATGGGTAATGCGGATGTAAAAAGAATCAAAATTCTTGAAGCAGCAACAAGACGCTTTGCGCACTTCGGAATGGCTAAGACAACGATGTCGGAAATAGCCAAAGATCTTAATTTTTCAAAAGCACTGCTTTATTATTATTTTCCAGATAAGAACAGTTTATACTCTGCTGTTTTTGAATACGTTATTGATAAGATGATCGAAGAGATCGAAGAGGTCATAGATCGAGGGGGCAACTTTGAAGAGATCATGATGTACTCTATTGATATGCGTGTCAAAATTATCAATCAATATTACAATTTGTTTGAATACACCATGAAAATGGTCAAGGAGCTTCCGGATGAACTGGAACGAGTATTCAAAGAATCCTACCTGCGGGAAGTTGAAATTATCGAAAAGATTCTTCAGCTTGGTGTCGATGCACAGGAAATCCATGTAGATGATCTCAATGAGACCGCCCGTATCTTATTATACTCATTGTTTGGTATGCGTATGGGCATCCTCAAGGACATGAAGAATATGCTGTTCCCGACCAAAGAAGAATTCGATCATATTCTCAGTTTGCAGAAGAAAATGATGAAAATCTTCCTGAATGGCCTACGTTATCAGCGAGGTTAATTATCCTTAGACTGTATATGGCTCAAGATCTGCTTAGCATGGATTCGGGAGTTTTCGATAAACCAGAGGTGTGTATTTAAGCCGCCACATACTACTCCAGCCAGATATAAACCTGTTATATTTGTCTCCATCGTTTGTTCGTTATGGCTGGGGATGCAAGGGGCCTGCTGGGGGATAGCAACACCAATCTTTCTTAGAAAATCAAAATTTGGGCGATATCCAGTTAAGGCCAGCACAAAATCGTTGTCCAGCACGACTGTTTCGGTTTCAGTTCGGATAAAAGCTTGAGTTTCGGTAACTGCAGTCAGCTGGCTATTGTAGAAGACGGTGATCTCTCCGGCAGCAATTCTATTTTCGATATCCGGTCTGACCCAGTATTTCACCCGTGGGCTGATTTCGTTACCCCGGATTACCAGGGTAACCTGAGCTCCCTTACGGTAAGTTTCCAGTGCTGCGTCAATGGACGAATTGCTGGCGCCTACCACGATAACCTTTTGTCCGCTATAATAGTGCGGATCATTGTAATAGTGTCTCACTTTGGGTAACTCTTCGCCGGGGATATTAAGCAACATGGGGATATCATAAAAACCGGTCGCGATAATAACCTTTTTGGCAACGTAAACAGCTTTATTGCTCTGAACCTGGAAATCGCCTGCCTCATTTTTTTTGATATCGAGTACTTCCTCGAATAGTTGTGTCTGCAGTTCGAATTTTTGTTGTATGCGTCTATAATATTCCAGAGCTTCGACCCTTCGTGGTTTGGGATTGGTTGTTACAAACGGAATGCCACCTATTTCCAGACGTTCGGAGGAGGAGAAAAAGGTCATATTTTGGGGGTAGTTGTACAGAGAGTTGACCAGGCAGCCTTTTTCCAGTATAAGATATGTTAGATTGGCCTGTTTGGCTTCCAGTGCACAGGCCAGACCGATGGGGCCGCCGCCAACAATAATAATGTCGTAGCTTGATGCTTTACTTTCGCTCATAAATACAAATTTCGGGAATTTTGAGAATAAATCAACTGTTTACTTTCGCTAATATGGCAGCTTGTTCTGCGGCATTCTTATCGTGTAGATCCTGAACGATCTTATGCAGGTCCTGTGCAAT from the Sphingobacterium thalpophilum genome contains:
- the murB gene encoding UDP-N-acetylmuramate dehydrogenase, producing the protein MELNIQSDISLKAFNTFGIEEKTNFLIEVNDNETLTEIFKKGIFEQQFFVLGAGSNVLFTKHFQGYIIRMTSKGITARSEDYHVYVTAKAGEIWDEFVWYCINNNYAGIENMALIPGTVGASPVQNIGAYGAELMYVFHSCEAFDTQTGTFTTFQKEDCNFSYRDSIFKTEHKGRFIITEVTYKLSLTPKINTSYGAIESELAKQRINEPSIADIARVVSKIRVEKLPDPSTVGNAGSFFKNPVISLTDFQTLQKLYPTIPHYPMPDNQTKLAAGWLIEQCGWKGKAYGRAGVWKNQALVLINRQHASGQEIYELSERIIHDVQDKFGIGLEREVNLL
- a CDS encoding TetR/AcrR family transcriptional regulator, translated to MGNADVKRIKILEAATRRFAHFGMAKTTMSEIAKDLNFSKALLYYYFPDKNSLYSAVFEYVIDKMIEEIEEVIDRGGNFEEIMMYSIDMRVKIINQYYNLFEYTMKMVKELPDELERVFKESYLREVEIIEKILQLGVDAQEIHVDDLNETARILLYSLFGMRMGILKDMKNMLFPTKEEFDHILSLQKKMMKIFLNGLRYQRG
- a CDS encoding YpdA family putative bacillithiol disulfide reductase, coding for MSESKASSYDIIIVGGGPIGLACALEAKQANLTYLILEKGCLVNSLYNYPQNMTFFSSSERLEIGGIPFVTTNPKPRRVEALEYYRRIQQKFELQTQLFEEVLDIKKNEAGDFQVQSNKAVYVAKKVIIATGFYDIPMLLNIPGEELPKVRHYYNDPHYYSGQKVIVVGASNSSIDAALETYRKGAQVTLVIRGNEISPRVKYWVRPDIENRIAAGEITVFYNSQLTAVTETQAFIRTETETVVLDNDFVLALTGYRPNFDFLRKIGVAIPQQAPCIPSHNEQTMETNITGLYLAGVVCGGLNTHLWFIENSRIHAKQILSHIQSKDN